A region of Kribbella sp. NBC_01245 DNA encodes the following proteins:
- a CDS encoding ABC transporter permease → MSKVSIRRFARSTEGGLTGICVVFFVGLVIASGGDLLEANSLRVLLQFLAVPVLIGLAQMVVLAVGQLNLAVGAMGGFAACAMGVLMVDHGVPVPLALLIGFVLATLAGLANGLLVVLTRINGFIVTLATMTVLIGVQYRLVGTRTVDDYPQALKSFGSYAVFGVLPVIFLVALLVAGVLAVVLRRTVPGRQLLASGGNPIAARLSGISNDRSVILAHTISGAVLGIAAVLTVASSPGVNKSIGGDWLLPSFAAPIIGGALLTGGSAVILGTVLAAFIVRFVDTARAEFSLEPSWVNFVVGAVVLGSVVLGQVRTRRQARTQVVKAPDVAVTGGVA, encoded by the coding sequence ATGAGCAAGGTGTCGATCAGGCGGTTCGCGCGCAGTACCGAAGGCGGGTTGACCGGGATCTGTGTGGTCTTCTTCGTCGGCCTCGTGATCGCGTCCGGCGGCGACCTCCTCGAGGCGAACTCGCTTCGGGTGCTACTGCAGTTCCTCGCCGTCCCAGTGCTGATCGGGTTGGCCCAGATGGTCGTACTGGCCGTTGGACAGCTCAACCTGGCCGTCGGCGCGATGGGCGGGTTCGCGGCCTGCGCGATGGGCGTGCTGATGGTGGATCACGGGGTACCAGTACCGCTGGCCCTGCTGATCGGGTTCGTGCTCGCCACGCTCGCGGGGCTGGCGAACGGCCTGCTCGTCGTACTGACCAGAATCAACGGGTTCATCGTGACGCTCGCGACGATGACCGTGCTGATCGGTGTGCAGTACCGACTGGTCGGCACGCGCACGGTGGACGACTACCCGCAGGCTCTCAAGTCGTTCGGCTCGTATGCGGTGTTCGGCGTACTGCCCGTCATCTTCCTCGTCGCACTGCTCGTGGCCGGAGTGCTGGCCGTGGTGTTGCGTCGTACGGTGCCCGGGCGGCAGCTGCTCGCCTCGGGCGGGAATCCCATCGCCGCAAGGCTTTCCGGCATCTCGAACGACCGGTCGGTGATCCTCGCGCACACCATCTCGGGTGCGGTGCTCGGGATCGCGGCCGTGCTCACCGTGGCGTCGTCGCCTGGTGTGAACAAGAGCATCGGCGGGGACTGGCTGCTGCCGAGTTTCGCCGCTCCGATCATCGGTGGCGCGCTGCTCACCGGTGGTTCCGCGGTCATCCTGGGCACGGTGTTGGCGGCGTTCATCGTGCGGTTCGTGGACACCGCCCGGGCCGAGTTCTCGCTGGAACCGAGCTGGGTCAACTTCGTGGTCGGCGCGGTCGTGCTCGGGTCCGTCGTACTCGGTCAGGTCCGGACGCGTCGCCAGGCCCGCACCCAGGTGGTCAAGGCGCCCGACGTGGCGGTAACGGGAGGCGTCGCATGA
- a CDS encoding sugar ABC transporter ATP-binding protein, whose product MSLFEAARVEKVFPGVRALDRATLKLEPGSVHALLGENGAGKSTLIKIVTGLYRPDGGRLMLDGQEVHFASPHESAAAGIGVVHQERNLIPGFSVGENILLQKLPTSRGLVDRGRIREEAGRWLAELDLDLDPDLPVTELSVAQAQLVEIAKALSVQSRVLLLDEPTASITPNEAERLFRVVAKLKNADCAVLFVSHKLEEVFAICDTVTVLRDGASVLESGRLADLTRDEVVDLMVGRVHEALALPPRTVDQTLAPLLELDQVGTATGHRGVDLAVRPGEIVGLYGLVGAGRSELAKALLGLDRITDGEVRVRGKAVRIKNVRDALHTHKIGYVTENRKEEGVFLEQSVSRNIAVTVWDRLRKALGYVSAKTEAEMVAQYVEQLGIRVASPLQLVGTLSGGNQQKVSLAKWLAAQTEILIIDEPTVGIDVRTKDAFHTLIWDLAANGLAILLITSDLPEMITLADRVVVMRDHQVRGEVANDHDYDTMSQQVIRLIHAEEKAA is encoded by the coding sequence ATGAGTCTGTTCGAAGCGGCCAGGGTGGAGAAGGTCTTCCCCGGCGTAAGGGCGTTGGACCGGGCCACGTTGAAGCTCGAGCCGGGATCGGTGCACGCCCTGCTCGGGGAGAACGGCGCCGGCAAGTCGACGTTGATCAAGATCGTCACCGGGTTGTACCGGCCGGATGGCGGCAGGCTGATGCTCGACGGGCAAGAGGTGCACTTCGCGTCGCCGCACGAGTCGGCCGCGGCCGGGATCGGCGTCGTACACCAGGAACGCAACCTCATCCCCGGCTTCAGCGTCGGCGAGAACATCCTGCTGCAGAAGCTCCCGACGAGTCGCGGTCTGGTCGATCGCGGCCGGATTCGCGAGGAGGCAGGGCGCTGGCTTGCCGAGCTCGACCTCGACCTCGATCCCGATCTGCCCGTCACGGAGCTCTCGGTCGCGCAGGCCCAGCTGGTCGAGATCGCGAAGGCGCTGTCCGTGCAGAGCCGGGTGCTGTTGCTCGACGAGCCGACGGCCTCGATCACGCCGAACGAGGCCGAGCGCCTGTTCCGGGTGGTGGCCAAGCTCAAGAACGCCGATTGTGCCGTGTTGTTCGTGAGCCACAAGCTCGAAGAGGTCTTCGCGATCTGCGACACCGTGACGGTGCTGCGCGACGGCGCCTCGGTGCTGGAGTCGGGCCGGCTGGCCGACCTCACCCGCGACGAGGTCGTCGACCTGATGGTCGGTCGTGTGCACGAGGCGCTCGCCTTGCCGCCGCGAACCGTCGACCAGACTTTGGCGCCGCTGCTCGAACTCGATCAAGTGGGTACGGCGACCGGGCATCGCGGCGTCGACCTCGCCGTCCGGCCGGGGGAGATCGTCGGCCTGTACGGGTTGGTCGGCGCGGGCCGCAGCGAACTCGCCAAGGCCCTGCTCGGGCTCGACCGCATCACCGACGGCGAAGTCCGCGTCCGGGGTAAGGCCGTCCGGATCAAGAACGTGCGTGATGCCCTGCACACGCACAAGATCGGTTACGTCACCGAGAACCGCAAGGAGGAAGGCGTCTTCCTCGAGCAATCGGTCAGCCGGAACATCGCGGTCACAGTGTGGGACCGCCTGCGCAAGGCCCTCGGGTACGTGTCGGCCAAGACCGAGGCGGAGATGGTCGCGCAGTACGTCGAGCAACTCGGCATCCGGGTCGCCTCGCCGTTGCAGCTGGTGGGCACGTTGTCCGGCGGCAACCAGCAGAAGGTCTCGCTGGCGAAATGGCTCGCGGCCCAGACGGAGATCCTGATCATCGACGAGCCGACCGTCGGGATCGACGTACGGACCAAGGACGCCTTCCACACCTTGATCTGGGATCTCGCGGCCAACGGGCTGGCGATCCTGCTGATCACGTCGGACCTGCCGGAGATGATCACGCTGGCCGATCGGGTCGTCGTGATGCGGGACCACCAGGTCCGTGGTGAGGTGGCGAACGACCACGACTACGACACGATGAGCCAGCAGGTCATCCGGCTCATCCACGCTGAGGAGAAGGCGGCATGA
- a CDS encoding amidohydrolase family protein produces MTGRVDAHHHVWDLQVREQSWMVGPSMAPIRRSFGASDLAPLAADAGITATVLVQTVSVSAETPEFLQVAASNELVAGVVGWVDLTSDSVADALKALTERPDGLWLKGIRHQVHDEADPQWLDRDDVRRGLAAVAEAGLAYDLLTKPPHLPAAIRTVQALPELTFVLDHISKPQIATGELEPWASGLRELASYPNVTCKLSGMVTEASWTDWTIDDLRPYADTVLDAFGPDRVMFGSDWPVCLLAASYDEVVATAEDLTSSLTETEREAVFGTTARRVYGLA; encoded by the coding sequence ATGACGGGACGCGTCGACGCGCATCACCACGTCTGGGATCTCCAGGTCCGCGAGCAGTCCTGGATGGTCGGGCCGTCGATGGCGCCGATCCGCAGGTCCTTCGGTGCTTCGGATCTCGCACCGCTTGCCGCCGACGCCGGCATCACGGCAACGGTCTTGGTGCAGACCGTCAGCGTGTCGGCGGAGACGCCCGAGTTCTTGCAAGTTGCCGCCAGCAACGAACTGGTCGCCGGTGTGGTCGGTTGGGTCGACCTGACCTCGGACTCGGTCGCGGATGCCTTGAAGGCGTTGACGGAACGGCCGGATGGCCTTTGGCTGAAGGGGATCCGTCACCAGGTGCACGATGAGGCCGATCCTCAGTGGCTCGATCGGGACGACGTACGTCGGGGGCTCGCGGCCGTCGCGGAGGCGGGTCTGGCGTACGACTTGCTGACGAAGCCGCCGCATTTGCCCGCCGCGATCCGTACGGTGCAAGCCCTGCCCGAGTTGACGTTCGTCCTCGACCACATCTCGAAACCCCAGATCGCGACGGGCGAACTCGAGCCGTGGGCGAGCGGCCTGCGAGAGCTCGCGTCGTACCCGAACGTCACCTGCAAGCTCTCCGGCATGGTCACCGAGGCGTCGTGGACCGACTGGACGATCGACGACCTTCGCCCGTACGCCGACACCGTGCTCGACGCCTTCGGACCGGACCGCGTGATGTTCGGCTCGGACTGGCCCGTCTGCCTTCTGGCCGCGTCGTACGACGAGGTGGTGGCCACCGCCGAAGACCTCACGTCCAGTCTGACCGAGACCGAACGCGAGGCCGTCTTCGGCACCACCGCCCGCCGCGTTTACGGGCTGGCCTGA
- a CDS encoding alpha/beta fold hydrolase has product MTNTSPQHATLETPALSTKVFGSGPGIVLAHGAGGGIEANFGSLIPLLADGHTVTGSDYPADDTHLELDALADALVAEAATERFAIVAFSLGTAVAVRAAIRHPDRVNGLVLAAGTAYADNRLRVALDLWGRTLAAGDREAFARVVFSLAFSTGFANGMPPEAVAGFLEEVAGTAPGGTSAQADLVGRIDTRGDLAYIAVPTLVVSASEDQLVDPASHRYLAEQIQGAEYAEIQAGHVFMAERPDTWHELVLDFLQRHRL; this is encoded by the coding sequence ATGACGAACACTTCCCCGCAGCACGCGACCCTCGAAACTCCAGCGCTCAGCACCAAGGTCTTCGGTTCCGGCCCCGGCATCGTGCTCGCGCACGGCGCGGGCGGCGGCATCGAGGCGAACTTCGGCAGCCTCATCCCCCTGCTGGCCGATGGTCACACGGTCACCGGATCCGACTACCCCGCCGACGACACGCACCTCGAACTCGACGCCCTCGCGGACGCCCTGGTCGCCGAGGCGGCCACCGAGCGGTTCGCGATCGTCGCCTTCTCCCTCGGGACCGCCGTGGCCGTTCGCGCCGCCATCCGGCATCCCGATCGCGTGAACGGGCTCGTGCTGGCGGCCGGGACCGCTTACGCCGACAACCGGCTGCGCGTGGCCCTCGATCTCTGGGGCCGAACCCTGGCTGCCGGTGATCGGGAGGCGTTCGCGCGGGTCGTGTTCAGCCTGGCGTTCAGCACCGGCTTCGCGAACGGGATGCCGCCCGAGGCGGTGGCCGGCTTCCTCGAGGAGGTCGCCGGCACGGCTCCCGGTGGGACGAGCGCACAGGCCGACCTCGTCGGCCGGATCGACACCAGGGGCGATCTCGCGTACATCGCCGTACCGACCCTGGTTGTCTCCGCGAGCGAGGACCAACTCGTCGACCCGGCAAGCCACCGGTACCTCGCCGAGCAGATCCAGGGCGCCGAATACGCGGAGATCCAGGCGGGACACGTGTTCATGGCCGAACGGCCCGACACCTGGCACGAACTCGTGCTCGACTTCCTCCAGCGACACCGCCTCTGA
- a CDS encoding MerR family transcriptional regulator: protein MSEVMMLIGELSHRTGVSARLLRYYEEQELLLPTRDTNGYRQYAEDAPARVERIRELLDAGLPTREIRELLPCATEDGLRPCDRSRSIVRSGLDRLDEQIADLNHKRLLLAGHAEVAR from the coding sequence GTGTCGGAGGTCATGATGCTGATCGGCGAGCTGTCGCACCGGACCGGTGTGAGCGCCCGGCTTTTGCGCTATTACGAGGAGCAGGAGCTGCTGCTGCCCACGCGGGACACGAACGGCTACCGCCAGTACGCCGAGGACGCCCCGGCGCGGGTCGAGCGCATCCGGGAGCTGCTCGACGCCGGCCTGCCGACCCGCGAGATCCGCGAACTCCTTCCCTGCGCGACTGAGGACGGTCTGCGGCCCTGCGACCGCTCGCGGTCGATCGTGCGCAGCGGGCTCGACCGGCTCGACGAGCAGATCGCCGACCTGAACCACAAGCGGCTGCTGCTGGCGGGCCACGCTGAAGTCGCTCGCTGA
- a CDS encoding endonuclease/exonuclease/phosphatase family protein yields MLRTIALAVATALGVTTLSGPANAAPDGTLVLASTSVAVGDPIELSYATPRPHAKNWVGLYTDPGNGPVGEQYVGPSLKWVYTPAASGTATLPTAGLSPGNYIVYYLAEDGYAWLAQPARLKIVSDAPLRFVTEAFTLRNARAGKAYSARIGGLVQGEQTGLTFSKVSGDAWISVSADGTVTGTPSSAGTATLKVQARNSAGQLSTATVSITVRAADAGLVPRLNVLSWNLWHGGSQVGGARAKQLRFLLNRDVDVVGMQETSSTSAKELAEALGWDYYQAGSDMGVISRYPITKRGPLPSVSGLAGAYARISIDDRTAKEVVLWTAHLGYTPYGPYDACFSPRSTQQLLRREDASGRTAQIDAIVKAMDADLKAAGTHPVLLTGDFNAPSHLDYTAAAASTHCGHSGIPWPTSVIPAQAGLKDSYRIANPDPVASPGNTWSPVFKTFTGGYGYDSHKGEPEPQDRIDFVHYAGNLAVAGSQAVVAGTPKPAPDHAANEWTSDHAAVLTTFTVG; encoded by the coding sequence ATGCTTCGAACCATCGCCCTGGCGGTCGCCACTGCTCTCGGTGTGACCACGCTGTCGGGTCCGGCGAATGCGGCACCGGACGGCACGCTCGTCCTCGCCTCGACCAGTGTGGCGGTCGGCGACCCGATCGAGCTCAGTTACGCCACGCCACGTCCACACGCGAAGAACTGGGTCGGCCTTTATACCGATCCCGGCAACGGTCCGGTTGGTGAGCAGTACGTCGGCCCGTCGCTGAAGTGGGTCTACACCCCGGCGGCCAGTGGCACCGCGACGTTGCCGACGGCTGGTCTGTCGCCAGGCAACTACATCGTCTACTACCTGGCCGAGGACGGGTACGCCTGGCTCGCCCAGCCGGCCCGGCTGAAGATCGTCAGCGACGCCCCGCTGCGGTTCGTCACCGAGGCCTTCACCTTGCGCAACGCCCGCGCGGGTAAGGCGTACAGCGCGCGCATCGGCGGCCTGGTCCAGGGCGAGCAGACCGGCCTCACCTTCAGCAAGGTGAGCGGCGATGCGTGGATCTCCGTGAGCGCCGACGGAACGGTGACCGGTACTCCGTCGTCCGCCGGCACGGCCACGCTCAAAGTCCAAGCACGCAACTCCGCGGGCCAGCTGAGCACCGCCACGGTCTCCATCACCGTGCGCGCGGCCGATGCCGGCCTGGTGCCGAGGCTCAACGTGCTGAGCTGGAACCTGTGGCACGGCGGCAGCCAGGTCGGTGGCGCCCGGGCGAAGCAACTGAGGTTCCTGCTCAATCGTGACGTGGACGTGGTGGGTATGCAGGAGACGTCGTCCACCTCCGCGAAGGAGCTCGCCGAGGCGCTCGGCTGGGACTACTACCAGGCCGGCTCCGACATGGGCGTGATCAGCCGCTATCCGATCACCAAGCGAGGCCCGTTGCCTTCGGTGTCCGGCCTGGCGGGGGCGTACGCGCGGATAAGCATCGACGACCGCACGGCCAAGGAGGTCGTGCTCTGGACCGCACACCTCGGATACACGCCGTACGGGCCGTACGACGCGTGCTTCTCTCCCCGCAGCACCCAGCAACTGCTACGCCGCGAGGACGCCTCGGGCCGCACGGCGCAGATCGACGCGATCGTCAAGGCGATGGACGCGGACCTCAAGGCCGCGGGTACGCACCCGGTGCTGCTGACCGGCGACTTCAACGCGCCCTCGCACCTCGACTACACGGCCGCCGCGGCGAGCACGCACTGCGGCCACTCGGGCATTCCCTGGCCGACTTCAGTGATCCCGGCGCAGGCTGGGCTGAAGGACTCCTACCGAATCGCCAACCCCGACCCGGTCGCCTCGCCGGGCAACACCTGGTCTCCCGTCTTCAAGACCTTCACCGGTGGCTATGGCTACGACAGCCACAAGGGTGAGCCGGAGCCGCAGGACCGCATCGACTTCGTGCACTACGCCGGAAACCTCGCGGTCGCCGGCTCGCAGGCGGTCGTCGCGGGTACCCCGAAGCCGGCGCCTGACCATGCCGCCAACGAGTGGACCTCCGACCACGCGGCCGTGCTGACCACCTTCACGGTCGGCTGA